TATCTGAGCACTCTCTGGCAGCGCCGCAACCCCTAATCCAGACTGTTCAGAACCGTCAGCTATGTAATGGGGCAGAATTAATGTGTCAGGATTGGCGGGCAGTTCGATACCGTTAAGCATGTATTGTAGCAAGCTGCCGTAATCTTCAGTGTCACCAACCATGATAGCGCCAAGCAGCTGTTTGTTGTCTGCCGAGACGATCAGACGTTTGTAGACTTCATTGTGTTCGTCGGTAAATGTGTAGCTGCGTGCGCCGGGTGTGCGGGCGTGAGCATCACCGATGCTGGCAACATCTACGCCCATGAGCTTGAGCTTGGTGCTTATATCGGCACCGGTAAAACTCATTGCGCCACCGATCAGATGATCAGCAGCTACTTTGGCCATTTGATAGCCCGGAGCCACCAGGCCAAAAATCTGCTGATTCCACAGCGCGCATTCACCAATGGCGTAGATATCAGGATCACTTGTCTGGCACTGATTATTGATCACTATGCCACCGCGTTCACCGGTTTCCAAAAGGCTACTCTTGGCCAGTTCGTCACGGGGGCGAATACCCGCAGAAAAGACAATCAGATCGGTTTCCAGCTGTTCCCCGTCAGCAAACTGCATGCAGTGAAAAGTCTCTTTACCGGCGCAGATCTGCTGGGTATTTTTATTTGTGTGTACCTGAACGCCAAGGGCTTCAATTTTATGCTGCAGCATGTCACCGCCGCCGGCGTCGAGCTGTACAGCCATCAGTCTTGGTGCGAATTCTACGACGTGCGTTTGCAGTCCCAGATCAGTAAGTGCTTTGGCGGCTTCCAGCCCCAGTAATCCGCCACCAATGACGACGCCGCTTTTGGCATTTACAGCTGCATCACGAATCAAGTGCAGATCATCCAGAGTGCGGTAAACCAGGCAGCGTTCTCTGTCATGCCCGGGAACAGGTGGTACAAAAGGGTAGGAGCCGGTGGCCAGAATGAGCTTGTGGTAATGCTGCTCTGTGCCAGCATCAGTTATCACTTTATGCTGGTGGCGATCTATTGCAGTGACTGTTTCTCCGGTAATGACGTTTAGTCCCCAGCTGGCATATTCCTCAGCATCACCAATGGCAAGATCTGCCTTAGTGGCACCTGAGAAATAGCTGCTCAGTTTTACCCGGTCATAGGCAAGATCATTTTCTTCGCAGTAAACAGTGACAGAAAAGTTTTGTAGCTGGTCGCTGTCGGCGAGGCTTTGTAAAAACTGATGGCCGACCATGCCGTTTCCTACCACGATAATCTGGGGTTTTAAGTGGGCAGAGGGTGTTGCAACTGTAGGCTGTGTCATTATTGGCTCCTGTGTTTCAAATGCTGTAGTGCCGCAGGTAAATTATGAGTTTTGGAAAGCGTGGGCAGCGCTTGTCTCTGGCTGTGTCGCTAGTGGTGTATGTAAATCTGAATTCGGTTTTTGGGTGCAGAATGATTCGCCAAATATCATGTCTGGTTGTAAATGGCTGATATCCTGTTGATTGTTGATGAGGTTGAAGTACCACTGGCCGTCACTGACGCCGCCATAAAGAATGACGCCGGTTAATTTCTTTTCTTTGAAAAACAGTTTCCTGTAAGTGCCTTGCTGAATATCTTCCAATCGCCAGGCGTCCGTATCAGGTGATTGCTCAGAAATATCTCCGGCAGAAAACAGGTCGATACCAGCGACTTTGAGCTGAGTGGCAGAAGGGCTAGGTTGGTAGTGTTGCTGGTGGTGTCCTTTAAGCTGAGCTGCGAGGGCTTTTGCCTGTTCCCATATAGGCGCGACCAGCCCAAAAGTATGTGGGCCGAGCTGACAGCATTCTCCCAGGGCATAGATATCACTGACGGATGTCTGTAGCTGGGAATTAACCAGAATTCCCTGTTGGCAATCCAGACCGCTGCTCAGTGCCAGCTGAATATTCGGTCGAATACCGATGGCGGTTACCAGCATATTTGTCTGAAGTTGTTCTCCGTTGCTGAGACTGATGTTGAGCTGTTGATCACTTATCTCTTCAATCTGCTCCATCTGGCAATTTGAGTGGGCAGTTATGCCTCGCTTGCGGAGTGTTGCCTGCAGAAGCGTAGCAGCAGTTTCATCAAGCTGACGGTTCATCAGCCAGGGGCCACGGTGAATGACGTCAACCTTTAAACCGGCTTTATTCAAACCATGAGCGGCTTCCAGTCCCAGTAATCCACCTCCAAGTATTACCGCACGTTCAGCTGTTTGGCTGCTTTTGAGAATCTGACTGACATCATTGAGAGTGCGGAACTGATGGATATGATGACTTTTGTTATGTCGGAGCGGCTCTGGTGTGACCGGAGAGGCGCCGGTCGCAAATACCAGTTTTTCGTATGCCAGATGGACACCGCTGGCGCTGCTGATGAAGCGATTATCGGTATCGATATGAATAACCGGGTCTTCTGTATAAAGCTGGATACGATGGCGGCTATACCAGCCTTTATTGTGGAGTTGTATGTCTGACTGTTGGCTCTCACCGGCAAGTACCGGCGAGAGTAAAATACGGTTGTACGCCAGTTGTGGTTCAGCACCAAAGATACTGATGCGGTATTCATGCCCGGCGTCGGCGAGTAATTCTTCCAGCAACCGGGTACCTGCCATGCCATTACCAATAATGACCAGGTGAGGTTTGACGGATGCTGTATACATAAATGGCTCCACTTCTTTGTTTTTAGCTAGCTGTCTTCAGATTACTGTCTTCAGATCAGTCGCACTGACAGGTATAAAAAAAGGCGCTCATCTGCCGGACTGGTGCAAGCCCGGTGGATGAACGCCTTTGTTCGTTTTAAGGTTGTAGATAGCGGCAGAGAAACTGTCAGTATCTGTTTATTAATATTGCAGACACTGTGCCAGATAGATATAAGCCTTTAAAAACAGTATGTTGAAGATTTGTTGGCGTTGTTGGATGGTATGGCTGCACCAAAGCGAGACAAGGCCGAAATGGTATTGCCTGTTATTGGTGCACTACTGTGTTACTTAACTGAGCGCGAGTAATACGAAGTTAGTGAATAACAACACACCACTCAGCGCTTGCCAGAACAGCAGTGGATTCCGACTCAGCAATGGCTGTTGCTCCAGTTGGCTTACCAGCTGAAGATTAGGTGTGCTGAAGTCATGGAGAAACTCGGAGAGTGCCTGATGACGCTCCGCAGGATCAGGCTTTAAAGCTTTTTGTAAGCAAGCTTCTATCCATGCTGGCAGGTCCGGACGATGCTGGCGGGCAGGGGTGTAGCTCAGTTGGCTATATTGCCTAAGCTGGTTATCTGCTTTTTGTAACTGACTATAAGGGTGTTTTCCAGTCAGCATTTCATAGCTGATGATGGCCAGTGAAAACAGATCAGAACGGCTGCTACCTGACTGGCCGAGCAGATATTCAGGGGCTGTGTAGCCGACCGAACCCTGTGGAACTGACTTGGTTAAAGGAGAGTAAAGTTCGTTTACGCCGGCAATCTGAACAGTACCGTAGTCAATGATTTTTACCTGGCCATCCTGGTTTATCATAATGTTTTCAGGCTTCAGGTCCTGATGGATAATACCTTGTCGCTGTAGGGCGCGGAGTCCTGAAATTGTCTGTCGTAATATCTGCCGTACTTCATGTATGGTGGGGAAGGGATGCTGGTCCATCCATTGGCGCAGATTCAGTCCTTCAATGTGCTCACCTATGTAGTAAAGAAAGGGTTTATCCGGCGCTGCATAAGTGCGCATCAGGTGAGCCTGTTGCACTGTCTGACCGGTCCATTCCTCGCGGATAAAGCCTTGCAGGTAATGTGGATCGTCAGCGAAGTTTAATGAGGGGGATTTAAGCACATAAGACTGACCGTCATGCAGGTTTTTTACTTTGTACATATGACTGCGGGTACCGCTGAAGACGATATCCAACACCTGATAGTGATCAATCTTCTGGCCAATGTTAAGTGCAGGAGGGATGGGAAGGTGGCTGAATGCCTGCTGGGCTTCTTTCTGAGTGATATCTGGTAACTGAGTGACGCTTACCAGCAAAGCGGTCAGGTTGTCTTTACTGCCTTGTTGCAGCGCTGTTTTGACCAGTATTCGGGCAATGTCTTCGAGTTGCGAGGCGGTGAATGACTCAGGCTGACTGTGTTGCTGAATGATCTGACTAATTTCGCTGTTGTCGAGATATTCATGAACGCCATCAGTTGTAAGCAGGATCAAATCGCCAGCCTGTAATGACTGACAGGAAAAGTCGACTTTCAGGTGCGGATCGGCACCTAATGCTCTGGCCAGATAGGTATGTTGCAGTTCAGTGTGTTGATGGTCTTCACTGAGTTGTTCCAGCCGGCCATTACGTATATGGCTGATCCGCGAGTCTCCCACATGCAAGGTATATAACGTTGTGGACTTGATGATTACCGCGGCAAAAGTTGTAAGCAGGCTGGGCTGCTCTGCGGCCTTATGCTGATAAAGCCAGCTATTGAGTGCGTTTAGTACCCGTGCACTGGATTGTTTAACGCTCCAGCTGTCAGGTGTTGAGAAATAATCCTGCATGAAGCTGGTCACGCTGGTGTGACTGGCGATAGCAGCGTCCGTACAACTACTGACACCATCGGCAATGGCTGCGGCTGCGCCTTTATAGGGCCGGCTGCTGTTATCTGGAAACGCCGCTGCAAAGGCATCCTGATTGACCGCTTTGACGCCGGCGCTGGAATAACCACCGAAACTAACCAGTAAGCCTTGTGAACGGGCTTTCCCGGGGAATGGCTGGTGGTCTGATAAGGTTTCTGGCATTTGGTCAGATGCTGTATTCATAGTTTTTAACTCAGATTTCAGCGCGTATCTGTAACCAGATACGCGTTGTTTCGGTTAGCTGGTTCAGGTCACACTGATCAGTTCAACACTGCCGTTCTCATCAACCTCTGCGATATGTCCTTTAGGTTCCTGCAGGAACATCAGGCTGATCAAACCAAGCACTGCTGTTGCTGAAATCACCATGAAGAAAACCTGGTATTCAACCAGTGAAAGTACCGTGAGATAGAAGACTGCACCGACGTTGCCGTAGGCACCTGTCATACCTGCAATCTGTCCGGTAAGACGGCGCTTTATTAGCGGCACGACGGCAAATACTGCTCCTTCGCCAGCCTGTACAAAGAATGAGCAAGCCATCGCTGTAATAACTGCCATTATCAGTGGCCAGCTACTGTCTATGCAGGCCATCAGAGCGTAGCCGGCAGCCAGACCTGTGGTCAGTATCAGCAGGGTTTTTTTACGGCCGAAACGATCGCTCAGCCAGCCGCCACCGGGACGCGACATAAGATTCATAAAGGCATAGGCTGATGCCAACAGACCGGCGACCACCATGTCGAGTGCGAAAACATCGGCAAAGAACAGTGGCAGCATGGAAACCACTGCTAATTCTGAACCGAAGGTAGCAAAATAAAGTACGTTCAGAACCGCTACCTGTTTAAAGTCATAGCGTTCATATTCAGGTACAGGCTGAGTAAACAGATGACGGTTAATGCGATACGCACTGTAGCAGTCGTAGATAAAGATAATCGTCAGTAGCAGATACATCAGATTACACAGCTGTTCGCTGAGCATGCTGACGCCGGCTGGTGAAAGTTTCCAGCTGAGTAATGCCAGGGCGGCATACATAGGCAGTTTCATTATTAGCAGCAGCCAGAAATCTTTGACACTTGAAACTTCCATGCCACCAATTTGCTTAGGTTTAAAGTAAGTTGCGCCTTTAGGTGTGTTGGTAACATTCAGGTACCAGAAAACACTGAAGCAAAGGCTGATAAAGCCGCTGAGTAATACAGCTATGCGCCAGCCTTCCAGTACTGTGAAGTGTTCAAGGCTAAAGAAGATAGCCATACCTGGCAGTAGCATGGCGGCTGCGGCTGAACCGAAATTTCCCCAGCCACCGTAAATACCTTCCGCAGTCCCCAGTTCATTGGCTGGAAACCATTCACTTACCATGCGTATACCAACGACAAAACCGGCACCGACAAAGCCGAGTAAAAACCGGGCGATAGCGGCATCCATAAAGTTTTCCGCCAGTGCGAACATAAAGCAGGGAATACTCGCCAGGGCGAGAATGCAGGCATAGACATTACGTGGGCCATATTTATCAGTCAGCATGCCGACGATCACTCGTGCCGGAATGGTCAGTGCAACATTGAGAATGAGCAGGGTTTTAATCTGTTCGCGGGTAAGGTTTAGCGAATCACCAATGACTGCCAGCAGGGGAGCATGGTTGAACCAGACAAAAAAAGTAATGAAAAAAGCGATCCAGCTGCAATGCAGAATCTTCATTTTCCCCTGCCAGGAGAAAATATTAAAACGGGTAGTAGCGTGCATAGTTGGCTCCTTAAAATGAAAAAAGGCGCTTAAAAAACCATGGCTAATACCAGTGGTTCTTTAAGCGCCTTTGCTTGAAGTAAATAAATTGTCGGGCAGTGGTAATTCTGCGGATTTGCGGGTGTCAGTGCTCCAGTGCAGTAATCAGTTGCCGGGCCAGTTTGCCGAGGCTGATACTTTGGCTCATCGACATATTTCGCATGGCGATGAATGCTTGCTGTTCGTCACATTTCTGATGTCGCATCACCAGGCCTTTGGCCTGTTCTATGAGTTTTCTTTCGTCCAGTGACTGTTCTGCCTGCGCCAGGTTTTGTTGCAGATTCTTGGTCGCTTCGAAACGCAGACAAGCTACGCGGATGATTGAAGCAAGACGTTTATATTGCAGGCCGCTGACGATATATGAGCTGGCACCGGCAAGGATAGCCTGTTCAGCGGTTGCCTGATGGTCTGATTCGGTAAAAATGATGACGGGTACCGGTTGCCATTGCTGGATCAGTTTAAGTTGTTCGAGTAGCTGGGGACTTAGCTGTTGTTGTCTGATAAATATAATATCAGTAGAAGCCTGCTGCAGATCGGCAAGCAGGTTTGGCTGGCAGGCTTGATGGATGTCATAGCCTAAGTGAGTCAGCGCATTCATTAGCGCCTGATCAGTGTCTTGCTGGTCATCCAATAGGTAGAGCCGTGAGTATAATGGCCTGGAGTTAATAGGGGTGTTCATTATGCCTGCTGTCATAGTTTCATCATCAGAATGCTTATTATCAAAGCTCAAAGTTAAAGCTGTTATAGCAGGACTTAGATAGCAGAAACTGTGCCAGAGAGAGCAGATAAAGAATTCGTTACTTTTATTGTTATAAAAATCAATTGGTTATGCGTTTTTATTTTGTGGGCTTCAGTCGCCTTGGTTGGCGTTATGGCTGCGCACTTTCAGTGCGGTTTTTTGCGGGTGCACAAATTCTGTGCCGAATGATGGTTTGAGGTTGGCTGCCGTCAAAGTAAAAAGCCACCGGAAGGCAGTGGCTTTTTCAGGCAGGTTTTCCAGGGTGTTTACCAGTGCCCGGTATTCTCCATAGAGGCCCAGGGCTCAGCTGGCGCCAGTGACTCACCTTTTTGCAGTAACTCAATAGAGATGTTATCCGGGGAGCGCACAAACGCCATATGACCGTCACGGGGTGGGCGGTTGATAGTGACACCGGCATCTTGCAGTTTCTGGCAAAGGCTGTAGATATCATCTACCTCAAATGCCAGATGGCCGAAGTTGCGGCCTTCATCGTATTCTTCCGGGTCCCAGTTGTAAGTGAGCTCTAGCAGCGGACTCTGATGTTCGCGGGCGTGAGCTTCATAGTGAGGATCAGCCAGAAAGCACAAAGTGAAGCGACCGCCTTCATATTCGTTACGTTTGGTTTCAACCAGGCCGAGCAGATCGCAATAAAATTTCAGAGATGCGTCCAGGTCGTTTACCCGAACCATAGTGTGTAGATAGCGCATGGTGGCCTCGTTGTCGTGGAGAGAGTGTTGAGAGTGACGAGTGTTTTCTGCGGCTTTGGCCGTCTCTTGTCATCTGCCTGATTCTACATAAGTTGCCCGTAATATTGCAGATAAGAATACAGCGTATTGTTAGTCAGATGATCCACCAAAAGAATCCGATAACTGAAGCTGCAATCGCCATTGAAATTGTCAGCAGATAAAGGGCAATCAACAGACTGTAGTATTTGACCGCGAGATAACCTGCCCCAAGTGCAAAGCCTCCGCCCAGCATGGACTGAAGCCAGCCCGGCCAGAGGCCGGGGTGGTTGCTAAAGGCGAATACAGCCAGGGTTGAAAGGGTTACTGCCAGCAGAAAATCCAGACCAATACGACGTATTAGCGGGTCTGGCTTGAGCGAGGGTACAGACGATGACTTTGCCACCGGCGCATCATCGCGAATAAAAATTGCCTGGTAGGGATGTTCGTTATCAAAGTGCAGCGTATAGCGCGGAAGTTTCGCATTCATAAGCAGTCCTTTTATTTAACATGGCTTTAAGTATAGGAAGGACTTTTGTTAACTATTTGAAAATAAGTAATTTATTGTATGAACTTTATGTGACAGCCTGCGAAACAGGTATTGAAGACAGGGACTGCGTTTGTTTAGTGTGGCAAGAATTTACCTGGGTGCTTGCTTAGTATAAAAAGCGAGGAGGGATTGGCTAGAGTTGAATCTCCTGCGAGTGATGACCAGAAAGCTGCTTGTATCGCCAAACGAAAACGGCCGCTGAGTAGCGGCCGTTGTTAAGAGTAGAAGGGCGATTAAGCCATGCCGATGATCTTACGCAGTTCCAGCAGTACAGATTCACCTTCTTCCATTGGCAGACCGTCTTCAGTCAGTTCGTTCAGACGGGTTACACCGTCGACGCTACCCAGACCAGACAGGTATTCCAGAATTTCCAGTGGCTTCACTGCTTCAAGCAGGTCAATGTTGTTCCACAGGCTAAGGAAAGACATGATGCCGTATGCACCCCAGTTAGATACGTCTGCGATGCACAGTTCGTCCACGCGGGTAGATGCAGACACAATGTCCAGATCTTTCAGGGCTTCGGTGATGTTGCCCATGCCGATTTCGTTACCGCCGTCGCCGATGCCGATTGTTGGGCATTTAGCGTTGTTAATGAAGGTATCGAAGCAAGCGGTACGTGGGCTGATGCTTTCGCCACGCATGTTGTAGTAACCGCCATCAGCAGCCTGACCTGGGCGTTCGATAGACAGAACGGCATCCGGATTGTAGTGATACAGTGCCTGGAAAGCTTCCAGTTTACGTTCCTGGTGTTCGCCTACACGGATTTCGTGTACACGGAAGTCTTTCATCAGTGCCTGGGATACCGGTGGTCCACATACAATGACTGGTGTTGCACCTAAGGTTTCCAGCGCACGGTAAAGAGCGATAGCGCCAACAGGGCCATCGGTTTCGAAAGTATCAACGACCGGAAAACCGGTGCCGATCAGAACGTGACCTTTACATTTGTTGAGGATACGCGCTGCACGCAGGTAGTAACCGGTTTGCAGAGCAGGCTGAACGGTTTTCATACCGCGCAGGTTACGGGCTACCAGAGCATCTTCGATTTGCTGGCTCAGCGCCGCCTCATTCACTACATTTTCCATAGGTCATCTCTCTTTTTTGTCTACTTCGGCTGGTCACGCTGGCTGTTTAAGCCCGCTTTGGCTGACCAGTCTGAGTAGCGCCAAAAGTTTATTAACAGCTGATAGCGGTAAGCCGTTATCAGCATTTTTTTATATCAGTAAAACGTCAACTTACCGGCGTGTCAGATGCAGTTACTTGTCATACTGCATGCAACTTAACCGGCAGTGTTTTTTCGCTTATAGAGCTTCAGGCTCTGTCCGTGCGAAACGTGCCTGTTCCAGACAACGCAGGTTGTGTGCTGCGTCGATACTTATTTCTTCAAAAGATACGGCTGAGCCTGGTAGTAACTGGGTCAGGCGTGCGGTATCCATGGCGATCATGGAACCGATTTTAGGATAGCCACCAATAGTCTGACGATCGTTCAGTAGTACGATTGGCTGGCCATCTGCAGGTACCTGAATCGCGCCGTGACAAATGCCTTCAGACAGAATACCGTCAATTGATGGTGTAATCTGTGGGCCTTCCAGGCGATAGCCCATGCGGTCTGCACGGTCAGTTACCTTGTATTCGCTGCTAAAGAACAAACGTTTCTGTACATCGCTGAAAGCATCCTGTTGATAACCGGTCACAACCCGCAGTGAAACTGCAGCGGTGTAATCCGGACGGAAAGCTTCAGGCAGACGATACACTTGCTGGTCAGGAGCTGCTTCAGCAGGAAGGAAATCACCTTGCTGGAGTTTTTCACCGCTAAGACCACCAATACCTTCACGGGTAACGGTTGCTGTACTGGTAAAGCTTTTTGCAACAGTGAAACCACCGCTAACGGCCAGATAAGCACGGGCACCGGCAGTGGAGAAGCCAATATCGATACGGTCACCGGCCTGCACTTTATGGGCGCACCAGCCTTCCTGTTCTGTGCCGTTGATTTTCAGTGGCATGGCAGCGCCAGTCAGAACGATATACGTGTCGCACTGGGCTTCCATAACCAGGCCGCCGATGCTGACTTCAAGCGCGGTTGCATTAGCGTTATTGCCAAGCAGGCGGTTAGCCCAGTCAAAGGCATTGCTGTCCAGTGGTCCGCCGGTCGTCAGACCAATACGGTGCTGACCGATACGGCCGGCATCCTGAATAAGAGTTAACAGGCCAGGCTGTAATACTTTGAATCCGCTCATTACAGTTCGCCTCCCAGAGACAGAAATTCATCACGTTCAATCGGCTGGAAGCGAATTCTGTCACCGACCTGTACAGGCATGCTTGGTGTCGCTTCAGGGTTGAACATTCGGGTAGGGCATAAACCGATCAGGTTCCAGCCGCCTGGAGATACTGCCGGGTAAACGGCGGTCTGACGGTCAGCAATAGCGACTGCACCACGGGGGACTTTCTGACGGGGAGTTGAAAGACGTGGCGCAGCAATGCGCTCGTCTACTTCGCCCAGATAAGCGAAGCCCGGTGCAAAGCCGATGGCATAGACCCGGTATTCCATTTCACTGTGGATCTTAATGACCTCTTCCACGCTCAGGTTGGCACGGTTAGCCAGATCTTCGAGGTCCGGGCCTGATTCAGTGCTGTAGTAAGCTGGCAGGCTCACCAGGCGACCTTCAGACGTTTCGCCTTCTGTCTGATCGCTCAGTGCTGTGCGAATACGGCGACGTACTTCCAGATGGTCGCAGGCTAATGGATTAAAGATCACTAACAGAGATGCGTAAGAAGGCACCATGTCGATCAGCACATCGGAGAGCGCCGTTTCCAGAGCATCTACTGCCTGCTGAACTTTGGCTGATACCGCAGGGTCGGTTTTTTCACCGAAATAAAGTATCAGGGCGTTTTCGCCAGCAATCTCGAGTTTCATTGCTGCACTCATGATTTGATCATCTCGCGGATTTCCTGAATGGCGTTAACACCATCCATGTTGTCGCCATGAACACACAGAGTATCTGCACGCAGGTTGAGGATATTGCCGCTTACCGTTGTGATAGTACCCTGGTCTTTAAGCTGTTTAACCTGAGCCAGCATTTTTTCTTTGGTGTGAACGGCACCGGGTTTGCTGCGTGCCAGTAATTTGCCGTCGTCGTCGTAGCAGCGGTCAGCAAAAATTTCGAACCACAAAGAAATACCTGCTGCGTCAGCTTCAGCCTGAATGGTTTCGGCTTCCGGTGTGCTTTGCAGCATCAGAACCAGCGGACGGTGGTAAGACGCAATAGCTTCCATGATGACTTTACGTACGTCAGCATTGGCCATCATGTCGTTGTACATAGCGCCGTGCGGTTTAACGTAAAACAGTGACAGGCCCATGCTGGCTGCCATGCCGTCAATCGCAGCAATCTGATACATCACCATAGCTTTCAGTTCAGCAGGGGATGCCTTGATGCTACGGCGGCCAAAGCCAACCAGATCCGGATAACCCGGATGTGCGCCGATAGTTACATCATTTTCTTTTGCTAGTTTCAGGGTCTTTTCCAATACCAGCGGATCGCCAGCGTGGAAGCCACAGGCAATGTTCGCCTGATCGATATGTGGCATAACCGCTTCATCCAGACCCATTTTCCAGGAGCCGAAGCTTTCACCTAAGTCACAGTTGAGTTGTAACGTCATCATCTATTCTCCAGTGTGGCCTGATTACAGTACGGCCAGGCGGCTATTTGGCAGGTCGGT
The DNA window shown above is from Aliamphritea ceti and carries:
- the pxpB gene encoding 5-oxoprolinase subunit PxpB, translated to MKLEIAGENALILYFGEKTDPAVSAKVQQAVDALETALSDVLIDMVPSYASLLVIFNPLACDHLEVRRRIRTALSDQTEGETSEGRLVSLPAYYSTESGPDLEDLANRANLSVEEVIKIHSEMEYRVYAIGFAPGFAYLGEVDERIAAPRLSTPRQKVPRGAVAIADRQTAVYPAVSPGGWNLIGLCPTRMFNPEATPSMPVQVGDRIRFQPIERDEFLSLGGEL
- a CDS encoding 5-oxoprolinase subunit PxpA, producing MTLQLNCDLGESFGSWKMGLDEAVMPHIDQANIACGFHAGDPLVLEKTLKLAKENDVTIGAHPGYPDLVGFGRRSIKASPAELKAMVMYQIAAIDGMAASMGLSLFYVKPHGAMYNDMMANADVRKVIMEAIASYHRPLVLMLQSTPEAETIQAEADAAGISLWFEIFADRCYDDDGKLLARSKPGAVHTKEKMLAQVKQLKDQGTITTVSGNILNLRADTLCVHGDNMDGVNAIQEIREMIKS